CGATTTCCGACATCGCGCGCGTCAGTGCCTGCGCAAGGCGCATCCCGCCGCTGCGGTCACGCTGCAGCAGGGTAAACGCCATACGCTGCGCCGACTTTGGGCCAACACCCGGCAGGCAGCGCAGCGCTTCCATCAGCTGAGTTAACAGCGGACTGGTTTGCATCAGAACGGCATCTTAAAGCCTGGCGGCAGTTGCATACCGGAAGAGACAGAAGCCATTTTTTCTTTCTGGGTCTCTTCAATGCGGCGAGCAGCATCGTTGAATGCAGCAGCCACCAGATCTTCCAGCATGTCTTTATCGTCTTCCAACAGGCTTGGGTCAATTTCAACGCGACGGCAGTTGTGCGCGCCGTTGATGGTCACTTTTACCAGGCCAGCACCGGATTCACCGGTCACTTCCAGCTTGGCCACTTCTTCCTGCATCTGCTGCATTTTTTCTTGCATCTGCTGGGCCTGCTTCATCAGGTTACCCAGACCGCCTTTTCCACCAAACATAGGCTTCTCTCTCAGTAAGTCGTCGTTAAGGATGATGATCGCAAGTTTAACTTGCAATCAAATGGGGCGAATACTTTCTTCATCCAGGTCCGCATCAAAGAACCGGCGCAGCGTCTGGATGTTGTTATCCGCAATAATCGCTTCACGCGCCTGCGTGAGCTTTTCTTCATAAATTGCCTGCCGCCACTCAAGCGGCGTGCGCATCGCGGGATTATCATCTTCCACGATGGTCAATTCAACCGGCGTACCGTACAAAATACCCAGCGCTTCCGCCAGCTTTTGCTGCGCGCCTGCCGAGTTCAGATGACGCTGGCTCGGACGCAGATGCAGGCAAACGCGGTTGCCGTCCTGCTCTTTCCACGCATTTAGTGCCACCTGCTCCACCAGTTTTGGCACCGCGAGCTGGTTAACTTCCGCCGCCCAGCTATCGCGCTCGACCGCTTCGACTGCCAGCTTCGCCGCCAGTTCCGGGGTTTTTTCGTGCTCCAGTGCTTTTTTCAGCGCTTTAGGTGTTGCAACTTCTTCTTTTACCGTTTCAACAACCATCGTCGATTTCCAACGGTAAGCTTCTTTTTTCGCCGGAGCTTGCTCCAGAGCGGCAGCTGCCGGACGCGCCTGTACGCGCTCGGTAATCGAACTCAGTCGTTCCAGCGCAGCGTTATTCACCGGCCGCGCGCGGGAAGCGGCTGCCGGTTCACTCTTTTTTGGGCTGGGTGCTCCCTGGCTACGCTGAAGCTGACTGCGGGCTGCCAGCACCTGGCTGGTCGTCTGCGGCAGATTCTGCGGTGGCTGCTGAGCGGATACCGGGGCAGCCTGCTGTACAGGTGCGACCGGGATAGTCTGCGCCGGAGGGGCTTCCGGTTCCGGCAACGGCATGCGCGGATGGAATGCCAGCGCCCGCAGAAGCGTCATTTCAACACCCATGCGTCTGTCCGGCGCGTACGGTAGCTCTTTGCGGCCAATCAACAACGTCTGATAGTAAAGCTGTACGTCGGTTGGCGGCACGGTTCGTGCCAGCTCGCGCATCCGCAGCTCTACGGCAGCCATATCCGCGCCGAGCGCCGACGGCGAGAGCTGAACCATTGCAATACGGTGCAGCAAACTTTGCATCTCGACCAACAGGGCTTCCCACTCCACGCCGCGAGCAGCCGCCTCATTGACGCCTGCCATCACGCGTTCGCCGTCGGCAGCCACTAGTGCTTCAATCAACGAGAGCGCCTGATCGTCGTCAAGAGTGCCAAGCATGGTGCTGACAGATTCTGCGGTCAGGTGGCCATCGCCGCTGGCAATAGCCTGATCCGTCAGGCTCAACGCATCGCGCAGGCTTCCATCAGCCGCGCGCGCGAGCAGTTGCAGCGCGCGCGGTTCAAAAGCAATCTGCTCTTCACCGAGAATATGCTCTAACTGATGACGGATCTGTTCAACATCCAGCGCCTTGAGATGAAACTGCAGGCAGCGGGAAAGAATAGTGACCGGCAGCTTTTGCGGATCGGTCGTCGCTAGCAGGAATTTAACGTGCGCAGGTGGCTCCTCCAGCGTTTTTAGCAACGCGTTGAAGCTGTGGCGCGACAGCATGTGGACTTCATCGATCAGATAGACCTTGAAGCGACCACGGGCCGGTGCGTACTGGACGTTATCCAGCAAATCGCGGGTATCTTCGACTTTGGTGCGTGAGGCGGCATCGATCTCGATCAGATCGACAAAACGCCCTTGTTCTATTTCTCGGCAGTTATCGCAGACGCCACAAGGCGTGGCGGTAACGCCAGTTTCGCAGTTTAACCCTTTCGCCAATAAGCGAGCGATGGAGGTTTTACCCACCCCGCGGGTACCGGAAAAGAGATATGCGTGATGAATGCGCCCTAACGATAAGCCGTTCGCCAGTGCGGTCAGCACATGTTCCTGGCCGACGACGTCAGCAAAGGTTTGTGGGCGCCATTTACGGGCTAAGACCTGATAACTCATGGGCTGGCTCTGAAACGCTGGAAGGTGAAATCACGAGGGGGCCATGCTATCACAGCCCCGCCCAATCAGCGAGGCTATGTGTCGGGAAATGCTTAGTGGCCCGGGAAGGGAACCAAGCTGTAGCTGTTGATTCCCAACTTCTCCAGGCGCTGTTCGCCGCCCAGATCAAACAGATTGATAATAAAGGCTGCATCATGTACTTCACCGCCCAGACGACGGATCAGCTTCACGGTCGCATCGATGGTGCCGCCGGTCGCCAGCAGGTCGTCAACCACCAGTACCTTGTCGCCTTCTTTAATGGCATCAACATGGATTTCCAGCTGATCGGTACCGTATTCGAGCTCGTAGCTCTCCGCGATGGTTTCACGCGGCAACTTACGCGGCTTGCGCACTGGAACAAAGCCTACGCCCAGCGCCAGCGCAACCGGTGCGCCAAACAGGAAACCACGCGCTTCGGTGCCCACCACTTTGGTAATACCCGCGTCTTTGTAGCGCTCTGCCAGCAGTTCAATGCTGAGCGCGTAAGCTTTTGGGTCTTCCAGCAAACTGGTGACATCACGGAAAAGGATACCAGGCTTCGGGTAGTCCTGGATGCTTTGGATGCTGTTCTTCAGATATTCAAGCTGCTGTGCAGTTGCGGTCATAAGTTTATGCCTGATTAAAACGGTGTTACTCACGGGCATGACAAACGGGCCAAAGAAACATTTGTTTAACCTTTGACCAGTCGTACCCGCGCTCGAAAACGCCAGAATTTACTGTCTGTCAGCGACAATTGCAACCATCATTATTGCGCATCAGTGCTTTTGTTGCTTTGCATCAACCACCGGAATGCGCCACATAAATATCAGCAGACAGGTGAGAATCACCAGCAGCAAGATGCGCACCCACGTAAGATTAACCAGCCACAGGGAAATGGCAAAGGTCAGCAAAATCATCACCACCGCCCGAGGTTTAGCGCCAGGCGGCATAGCGCGATATTTCTGCCAATGGCGCAGGTAACCACCAAACCACGAACGATACAGCAGCCAGTGGTGAAAGCGCGGCGACGAGCGGGCAAAACACCAGGCCGCAAGCAGGATAAACGGCGTCGTTGGCAATAAGGGTAAAAACACGCCCAGCGTTCCTAATGCTACCGCCAGCCAGCCAATGATGATTAAAATAATACGTGGCATAATGCGAATCGTTATCAAAAAGATAACGCTAATGTAGCACAGTTGTTTATCTGGGTAGGGAGGAGTTATTTGAAAACGGCCCGGCTTTTACACTCGCTGGAAAATCAACTGGCAGCGCTGGCGACGCAAGTTGCGCCACTGGCGGATCACGCGACGCTCAGCCCACGCTTCGATCGCCAACTGTTCCGCACCCGCAGCACGCAAATGCAGGCTTATCTGGATGAAGCCAACGAATGCTTCGCCGAGCTACAGCAGGCTGTCGAACGCCAGCAACTGCCGCAGGTCACCTGGTTGGCGGAACGTCTCGTTGCCCAGATCGCCGCTATCAGCCGGGAAACGGCAACCTGGTCGCTACGCAACTGGGATAGCGCTTCGCCCACTCTAAACCGCTGGCAGCGCCGACGTTTGCAGCATCAGGAATACGAACGCAGGCTGCTGGCGATGAGAAACGATCGCCAGCGTCAGCTCGCGCAAGCCACAACCTTTGATGAACAGCAACGGTTGGCAAAAGAAGTGGACGCCTATGCCGGGCGTCTGGCCCGCTGTCGTGACGCGCTGGAGAAAATCGAAAACATACTGGCACGTTTAACCCGTTAAGTGGAGGAAGAAATATGTCGCTGGAAAACGCATCAGACGAGGTGAAGCTAGCCGTCGATTTAATTATGTTGCTTGAAGAGAATAAGGTCCCCGCGCAAACCGTGCTAGCTGCACTGGAGATTATTCGTCGTGACTATGAAAACAAAGTAAAAAGTGCGGAAGAAGCCTCGCAAAACGCGCAAGAGTAGTCTGTAGTCGCATCGTTGCAGGTGGCAGAGTCATCGCCTGCCCCTTACAACGATGGATGATACTCATGGAACGATTCTCACACACGCCGCACGATGCTATTTTTCGCCAGATGTTGACCCTGAAAGAGGTCGCGCGCGATTTCTTACAACTCTATCTTCCGGCACAGTTTTTACGTATTTGCGATCTGGATACGCTACCGCTGGTGGAGCCGATTCTGTTTTATCACGGCTCCGTTAGTCCTTGGCCGCATACGCTCAACTGGCATCATCTTTTTGACGACCCCGAACTTGCCAGTGCGCTTTACAGCGGCGATTTTCCGCTGGTGGACCTGACCGTTATGCCAGATAATCAAATCGTCCGTCACCAGCGTATGGCGATGCTGGAGCTGCTGCAAAAACATATCCGCCAGCGCGATCTGGCCGAGCTTCAGCCGATGTTAATTACGCTGCTGGCGCAGGGATATCTGACGGAAACGCAGATCAATACGCTCATCAGCTATATGCTGCAGGCGGGAACCACGGAAAAGCCCGGGCCTCTCATTCGCGAGCTGGCGAAACAGTCGCCCAGGCATAAGGAGCTACTGATGACGATTGCCGAATGACTTGAAGAGAAAGGTCGTAAAAAAGGCAGAAAAGAAGGTTTACTGGAAGGCCGTCAAGAAATCT
This Klebsiella sp. RHBSTW-00484 DNA region includes the following protein-coding sequences:
- a CDS encoding YbaB/EbfC family nucleoid-associated protein, which translates into the protein MFGGKGGLGNLMKQAQQMQEKMQQMQEEVAKLEVTGESGAGLVKVTINGAHNCRRVEIDPSLLEDDKDMLEDLVAAAFNDAARRIEETQKEKMASVSSGMQLPPGFKMPF
- the dnaX gene encoding DNA polymerase III subunit gamma/tau; this translates as MSYQVLARKWRPQTFADVVGQEHVLTALANGLSLGRIHHAYLFSGTRGVGKTSIARLLAKGLNCETGVTATPCGVCDNCREIEQGRFVDLIEIDAASRTKVEDTRDLLDNVQYAPARGRFKVYLIDEVHMLSRHSFNALLKTLEEPPAHVKFLLATTDPQKLPVTILSRCLQFHLKALDVEQIRHQLEHILGEEQIAFEPRALQLLARAADGSLRDALSLTDQAIASGDGHLTAESVSTMLGTLDDDQALSLIEALVAADGERVMAGVNEAAARGVEWEALLVEMQSLLHRIAMVQLSPSALGADMAAVELRMRELARTVPPTDVQLYYQTLLIGRKELPYAPDRRMGVEMTLLRALAFHPRMPLPEPEAPPAQTIPVAPVQQAAPVSAQQPPQNLPQTTSQVLAARSQLQRSQGAPSPKKSEPAAASRARPVNNAALERLSSITERVQARPAAAALEQAPAKKEAYRWKSTMVVETVKEEVATPKALKKALEHEKTPELAAKLAVEAVERDSWAAEVNQLAVPKLVEQVALNAWKEQDGNRVCLHLRPSQRHLNSAGAQQKLAEALGILYGTPVELTIVEDDNPAMRTPLEWRQAIYEEKLTQAREAIIADNNIQTLRRFFDADLDEESIRPI
- the apt gene encoding adenine phosphoribosyltransferase; translated protein: MTATAQQLEYLKNSIQSIQDYPKPGILFRDVTSLLEDPKAYALSIELLAERYKDAGITKVVGTEARGFLFGAPVALALGVGFVPVRKPRKLPRETIAESYELEYGTDQLEIHVDAIKEGDKVLVVDDLLATGGTIDATVKLIRRLGGEVHDAAFIINLFDLGGEQRLEKLGINSYSLVPFPGH
- a CDS encoding DUF454 family protein, encoding MPRIILIIIGWLAVALGTLGVFLPLLPTTPFILLAAWCFARSSPRFHHWLLYRSWFGGYLRHWQKYRAMPPGAKPRAVVMILLTFAISLWLVNLTWVRILLLVILTCLLIFMWRIPVVDAKQQKH
- the priC gene encoding primosomal replication protein N''; this encodes MKTARLLHSLENQLAALATQVAPLADHATLSPRFDRQLFRTRSTQMQAYLDEANECFAELQQAVERQQLPQVTWLAERLVAQIAAISRETATWSLRNWDSASPTLNRWQRRRLQHQEYERRLLAMRNDRQRQLAQATTFDEQQRLAKEVDAYAGRLARCRDALEKIENILARLTR
- the rsmS gene encoding pleiotropic regulatory protein RsmS, which translates into the protein MSLENASDEVKLAVDLIMLLEENKVPAQTVLAALEIIRRDYENKVKSAEEASQNAQE